One Corythoichthys intestinalis isolate RoL2023-P3 chromosome 9, ASM3026506v1, whole genome shotgun sequence DNA window includes the following coding sequences:
- the hrh1 gene encoding histamine H1 receptor, producing MESALSLATVHLHLNTNSYDDNSGVNSWSGTPDEFNTRPVNQTFPIHGRMHSILLGVSLGSLSLITTVMNMLVLYAVKREKSLHTVGNLYVVSLSVADLIVGTTVMPLNLVYLLEDEWKLGRAICQFWLIMDYVASTASIFSLFILCLDRYRSVRQPLKYLKYRTRGKASAMISGAWLLSMLWIFPILGWRSFTHVELKPEEEKQCDTDFRFVTWFKVITAVFNFYVPSVLMLWFYTHIYLAVRQHLRDRERIIHPTDSFGEKDIEQNAGSSNNSKSQEKECEAPDKLLRQQLDLKLLEQTYSLEEIDRTKKSLCRSHRKIGAQCPESGLLGMTAKEHKISTKPGRESLSNKEKSQDAAVPLSSHCSQPENSGGNQESSLNECCVTVPNTVRGVCDINQVQRYTPVLGNNHNPSGSLPWSNETDGAEIDPANEVTLRQTWQRFVEMSCERLQSLRIHKEHKAARQLGFIIAAFLLCWIPYFIVFMVMAFCRECVHHDLHMFTIWLGYINSTLNPFIYPMCNRNFKRVFKNILHIHF from the coding sequence ATGGAATCTGCTCTGTCTCTTGCCACGGTCCATCTGCACCTGAACACAAACAGCTATGACGACAACAGTGGCGTCAACAGCTGGAGCGGCACCCCAGATGAATTTAACACCCGGCCAGTCAATCAGACATTCCCAATCCATGGGCGAATGCACAGCATCCTGCTGGGTGTCTCTCTGGGCTCCCTTTCTCTCATCACTACTGTAATGAACATGCTCGTTCTTTATGCTGTGAAAAGAGAGAAAAGCTTGCACACAGTCGGTAATCTTTACGTTGTAAGCCTCTCAGTGGCTGATTTGATCGTTGGAACCACTGTGATGCCACTTAACCTAGTGTATCTGCTGGAGGACGAATGGAAGTTGGGCAGGGCCATCTGCCAGTTTTGGCTGATTATGGATTATGTAGCAAGTACAGCTTCAATATTTAGTTTGTTTATCCTCTGTCTGGATCGGTATCGTTCTGTCAGACAGCCACTCAAGTACCTGAAGTATCGAACAAGAGGGAAAGCAAGCGCAATGATATCCGGAGCCTGGTTGCTGTCTATGTTGTGGATTTTCCCCATTTTAGGATGGAGGTCTTTCACCCATGTAGAACTTAAACCGGAAGAGGAAAAACAGTGTGACACCGATTTCCGCTTCGTCACGTGGTTTAAAGTGATCACCGCTGTCTTCAATTTTTATGTTCCGTCAGTTTTAATGCTTTGGTTTTACACACACATCTACTTGGCAGTAAGGCAACATCTGCGCGATAGAGAGAGGATCATTCATCCAACTGATTCATTTGGTGAAAAGGACATTGAGCAAAATGCTGGATCATCAAACAACTCCAAATCCCAGGAGAAGGAATGTGAGGCTCCAGATAAACTTTTAAGACAGCAGCTTGACCTCAAACTTCTTGAGCAGACTTACTCTCTTGAGGAAATTGATAGAACCAAAAAGTCCCTTTGTAGATCCCACCGTAAAATTGGTGCGCAATGTCCTGAGTCAGGTTTGCTTGGCATGACAGCAAAGGAACACAAAATATCTACAAAACCAGGTAGAGAATCCTTATCCAATAAGGAGAAGAGCCAGGATGCTGCAGTTCCACTCAGTTCACATTGTTCACAACCAGAAAATTCAGGTGGAAACCAGGAATCGTCTTTAAATGAATGTTGCGTAACAGTACCAAACACTGTAAGAGGTGTTTGTGATATCAACCAGGTGCAGAGGTACACGCCTGTACTTGGCAACAACCACAACCCCAGCGGCTCTCTTCCCTGGTCTAATGAAACCGATGGTGCCGAGATAGACCCGGCTAATGAGGTGACACTGAGACAGACATGGCAAAGGTTTGTCGAAATGTCCTGTGAGAGACTCCAGAGCCTGAGGATCCACAAGGAGCACAAGGCGGCCAGGCAATTGGGCTTCATCATTGCAGCTTTCCTGCTGTGTTGGATACCATACTTCATAGTCTTCATGGTCATGGCGTTCTGTAGAGAGTGTGTCCACCATGACCTGCACATGTTCACGATATGGCTAGGTTACATCAACTCCACTCTCAACCCTTTCATTTACCCAATGTGCAATAGGAATTTTAAACGAGTCTTCAAAAATATTCTGcatatacatttttga